One genomic window of [Clostridium] scindens ATCC 35704 includes the following:
- a CDS encoding DUF3783 domain-containing protein — translation MKSTVLCYNLKGTKKGKQIAMIFGFLGYKIRHVDKEEYEVPIGVLAGSSSQEQETAQYEGEGFPEEMLVMHAATEDMLDKALFLMKKEKLQVGLKAMVTETNQEWTSLALHDEIQKEHEYMKQRKEERKQED, via the coding sequence ATGAAATCTACCGTATTATGTTATAATTTGAAAGGCACGAAAAAGGGAAAGCAGATTGCCATGATCTTTGGGTTTCTTGGATATAAGATACGCCATGTGGATAAAGAAGAGTATGAGGTTCCCATAGGCGTACTGGCGGGGTCAAGCAGTCAGGAGCAGGAGACTGCGCAATATGAAGGAGAAGGTTTTCCGGAAGAGATGCTGGTCATGCATGCCGCGACAGAGGACATGCTAGACAAGGCATTATTCCTGATGAAGAAGGAGAAGTTACAGGTTGGACTGAAAGCCATGGTGACTGAGACCAACCAGGAATGGACGTCTCTTGCGCTTCATGATGAGATACAGAAAGAGCATGAGTATATGAAACAGAGGAAGGAAGAAAGGAAACAGGAAGATTGA
- a CDS encoding NYN domain-containing protein: MDEQCYALLIDADNVSAKYIKPILTELSKYGVITYKRIYGDWTSTQNSSWKEELLTNSITPIQQFSYTQGKNATDSAMIIDAMDILYTNDVDGFCIVSSDSDFTRLVSRIRESGKMVIGMGENKTPEPFRKACDKFTILENLLNEQEPGSPKTEDTQDTLGREKIEIEDAIIKMIIENQDSNKATGLGEVGSRLVSLYPDFDVRSYGYNMLSKFLEEFTRIQLVKHGNIVSVALREDWGMKEDIDGYVVYIVKKAGKDGIELSTLGNKVYEKYKDFKISDYGYAQLNQYVKSIEHIKVEQVGTILKAKYIK, encoded by the coding sequence ATGGACGAGCAATGTTATGCACTATTGATAGATGCGGACAACGTATCTGCCAAGTATATCAAGCCTATATTGACAGAGTTGTCTAAATATGGGGTTATCACATACAAAAGGATATATGGAGACTGGACGAGCACGCAGAATTCCAGCTGGAAGGAAGAACTGCTGACCAATTCCATAACGCCAATTCAGCAGTTCAGTTATACCCAGGGGAAAAATGCGACAGATTCTGCCATGATTATAGATGCCATGGATATTTTGTACACGAATGATGTGGATGGATTCTGCATCGTGTCCAGTGACAGCGACTTTACCAGGCTGGTAAGCCGCATCAGGGAGAGCGGAAAGATGGTGATCGGCATGGGTGAGAACAAGACGCCGGAGCCATTCAGAAAGGCATGTGATAAATTTACAATTCTTGAGAACCTGTTAAATGAGCAGGAGCCGGGAAGCCCGAAGACCGAGGATACCCAGGATACGCTGGGCCGGGAGAAGATCGAGATCGAAGACGCGATCATCAAGATGATCATTGAGAACCAGGACAGCAATAAGGCTACGGGCCTGGGCGAGGTAGGAAGCCGCCTGGTTAGCCTGTATCCAGACTTTGACGTTCGTAGCTATGGCTATAACATGCTGTCAAAATTCCTGGAGGAATTCACCAGAATTCAGCTGGTCAAGCATGGAAATATCGTGTCCGTAGCCTTGCGGGAAGACTGGGGTATGAAAGAAGACATTGACGGATATGTGGTTTATATTGTGAAGAAGGCTGGAAAAGACGGCATAGAACTCAGCACCCTTGGAAATAAAGTGTATGAAAAATATAAGGATTTTAAGATCAGCGATTATGGATATGCCCAGTTGAATCAGTATGTTAAGAGCATAGAACATATTAAGGTGGAACAGGTCGGCACCATATTGAAAGCAAAATATATCAAGTAA
- the pcrA gene encoding DNA helicase PcrA encodes MSIYDTLNEQQKEAVLHTEGPLLILAGAGSGKTRVLTHRIAYLIEEQGVNPWNILAITFTNKAAGEMRERVDKLVGFGAESIWVSTFHSTCVRILRRHIDLLGYDNNFTIYDSDDQKTLMKDVCKLLQIDTKIFKERALLSTISHAKDELITPEEFRIRAEGDFSQKKIAEVYEEYEKQLRANNALDFDDLLVKTVQLFQTQADMLEYYQERFRYIMVDEYQDTNTVQFELIRLLASKYRNLCVVGDDDQSIYKFRGANIKNILNFEHVFEDAKVIKLEQNYRSTSNILNAANAVIRNNRGRKDKTLWTDNGDGEKLEFRQFDTAYDEAEYIVGDIREHVDRGECTYNDNAILYRTNAQSRIFEEKFVNANIPYKIVGGINFYARREIKDLLSYLKTVDNGQDDLAVRRIINVPKRGIGLTSINRVQEYAVRHEVGFYEALRAVDLIPNIGRGASKLESFVALIEHFKTDAQEMSISRLMKEIIEETGYVESLEAEDSEEAEARIENIDELMSKIVAYEDTCEEMNEPSTLSGFLEEVALVADIDSLDENSDYVVLMTLHSAKGLEFPHVYLAGLEDGIFPSYMTITADDPEEVEEERRLCYVGITRAEKALTLTCARSRMIRGETQYNKMSRFLKEIPMELLSTGAVFEKEKEEPAKQAAYMQARQAFRTKAFTAPKPARQFGTPAGDGPGYGVGDRVRHMKFGEGTVTAIVEGGRDYEVTVDFDGPGTKKMFATYARLQKV; translated from the coding sequence TTGAGTATATACGATACATTGAATGAACAGCAGAAAGAGGCGGTGCTTCATACAGAAGGCCCGCTTCTGATACTTGCCGGGGCAGGCTCGGGAAAGACCAGAGTGCTGACCCACAGAATCGCATATTTGATAGAAGAGCAGGGAGTAAATCCCTGGAATATATTGGCTATAACCTTTACCAACAAGGCGGCAGGCGAGATGAGGGAGCGTGTGGACAAACTGGTAGGATTCGGCGCGGAGAGCATCTGGGTAAGCACGTTCCATTCCACTTGCGTGCGGATCCTCCGAAGACATATCGATCTGCTGGGCTATGATAATAACTTTACCATTTATGACAGCGATGACCAGAAGACGCTGATGAAAGACGTATGCAAGCTGCTTCAGATTGATACGAAGATTTTTAAGGAAAGAGCATTGCTTAGCACCATCTCTCATGCCAAGGATGAACTGATTACGCCGGAAGAATTTCGAATCCGTGCAGAAGGCGATTTCAGCCAGAAGAAGATCGCTGAGGTGTATGAGGAATATGAGAAGCAGTTGAGGGCCAACAATGCCCTGGATTTTGATGACCTTCTTGTTAAGACGGTCCAACTCTTCCAGACGCAGGCAGATATGCTGGAATATTACCAGGAACGTTTCCGTTATATCATGGTGGATGAGTATCAGGATACGAATACGGTCCAGTTTGAACTGATCCGGCTGCTGGCTTCGAAGTACCGCAACCTGTGCGTAGTAGGCGATGACGACCAGTCTATCTATAAGTTCCGGGGAGCCAATATCAAGAATATCCTGAATTTTGAGCATGTGTTCGAGGATGCTAAAGTGATCAAGCTGGAGCAGAACTATCGCTCTACCAGCAACATTCTGAATGCTGCCAACGCGGTCATCCGCAATAACCGCGGGCGTAAGGATAAGACCTTGTGGACGGACAACGGGGACGGCGAGAAGCTGGAATTCCGCCAGTTCGATACGGCATACGACGAGGCGGAATATATCGTGGGAGATATCCGGGAGCATGTGGACCGGGGCGAATGTACATACAATGACAATGCTATCTTATACAGGACAAACGCGCAGTCCCGTATCTTTGAAGAAAAGTTCGTGAACGCTAATATTCCTTACAAGATCGTGGGCGGCATCAATTTCTACGCAAGAAGAGAGATCAAAGACCTGCTGTCCTATCTGAAGACGGTAGATAACGGCCAGGATGACCTGGCGGTGCGCCGTATTATCAACGTACCCAAGAGGGGAATCGGACTTACCAGCATTAACCGGGTGCAGGAATACGCCGTCCGGCATGAGGTGGGATTCTATGAGGCTCTGCGGGCCGTGGATCTGATTCCCAACATTGGCAGAGGGGCGTCAAAACTGGAATCCTTCGTGGCGCTGATTGAGCATTTTAAGACGGATGCGCAGGAGATGAGCATTTCCAGACTGATGAAAGAGATTATTGAAGAGACCGGCTATGTAGAGAGCCTTGAGGCTGAAGACAGCGAAGAAGCAGAGGCAAGGATCGAGAATATCGACGAGTTGATGAGTAAGATCGTGGCCTATGAGGATACCTGTGAGGAAATGAATGAACCGTCCACTTTGAGCGGATTCCTGGAGGAGGTTGCCCTGGTGGCGGATATTGACAGCCTGGATGAAAATAGCGACTATGTGGTGCTGATGACCCTGCACAGCGCAAAAGGGCTGGAGTTCCCACATGTATATCTGGCAGGGCTGGAAGACGGAATATTCCCAAGTTATATGACCATTACGGCAGATGACCCGGAAGAAGTGGAAGAGGAGCGAAGACTCTGCTATGTGGGAATAACCAGGGCAGAGAAGGCGCTGACGCTTACCTGCGCAAGGAGCCGGATGATCCGGGGAGAGACGCAGTATAACAAGATGTCCCGTTTCCTAAAAGAAATACCCATGGAACTATTGTCCACAGGGGCGGTCTTTGAGAAGGAAAAAGAAGAACCCGCCAAGCAGGCAGCGTATATGCAGGCCAGGCAGGCATTTCGGACGAAGGCATTTACAGCACCTAAGCCGGCCAGACAGTTTGGCACTCCGGCCGGGGACGGACCAGGGTATGGCGTAGGCGACCGAGTGCGGCATATGAAGTTCGGGGAAGGAACGGTAACGGCGATTGTGGAAGGCGGAAGAGATTATGAAGTGACGGTTGATTTCGACGGGCCGGGGACGAAGAAGATGTTTGCGACATATGCAAGATTACAGAAAGTATAG